A genomic region of Thunnus albacares chromosome 2, fThuAlb1.1, whole genome shotgun sequence contains the following coding sequences:
- the LOC122997490 gene encoding probable gluconokinase isoform X1 — MIYIIMGVSGCGKSTLGTFLSEKLGWPLHEGDNFHPQDNIEKMARGEALTDQDRLPWLLKLHEVIERERCSGSDALVVCSALKRIYRQILLYGSKALTFSSCPDQEIPLSTPPDVFFLFLHGDYDFIHQRMVARRGHFMKADLLRSQFDVLEPPLDEENVLPLNITRSITDLATEVEKHLISLKSSPMTDTEAIIY, encoded by the exons ATGATCTACATCATCATGGGAGTCTCAGGTTGTGGAAA AAGCACCTTAGGGACCTTCCTATCAGAAAAG CTGGGGTGGCCCCTGCATGAAGGAGACAACTTCCACCCTCAAGACAACATTGAGAAGATGGCTCGTGGTGAAGCGCTCACAGACCAG GACAGATTGCCTTGGCTTCTCAAACTGCATGAAGTCATTGAGAG AGAAAGGTGTTCAGGCTCTGATGCTCTTGTGGTGTGCTCTGCCTTGAAGCGCATCTACAGACAGATCCTGCTCTATGGTTCCAAAGCCCTCACCTTCTCTTCCTGTCCAGACCAGGAAATCCCACTTTCCACCCCTCCTgatgtcttttttctcttcctgcaCGGTGACTACGACTTCATTCACCAGAGGATGGTGGCCCGGAGAGGACATTTCATGAAAGCGGACCTGCTGCGTTCCCAGTTTGATGTTTTAGAGCCTCCGCTGGATGAGGAGAATGTTTTGCCACTGAACATCACGAGGAGCATCACTGATTTGGCCACGGAGGTCGAAAAGCACCTCATCAGCCTCAAGTCGTCACCAATGACAGATACAGAGGCCATAATCTACTAA
- the LOC122997490 gene encoding probable gluconokinase isoform X2 has product MKETTSTLKTTLRRWLVVKRSQTRSVQDRLPWLLKLHEVIERERCSGSDALVVCSALKRIYRQILLYGSKALTFSSCPDQEIPLSTPPDVFFLFLHGDYDFIHQRMVARRGHFMKADLLRSQFDVLEPPLDEENVLPLNITRSITDLATEVEKHLISLKSSPMTDTEAIIY; this is encoded by the exons ATGAAGGAGACAACTTCCACCCTCAAGACAACATTGAGAAGATGGCTCGTGGTGAAGCGCTCACAGACCAGGTCAGTCCag GACAGATTGCCTTGGCTTCTCAAACTGCATGAAGTCATTGAGAG AGAAAGGTGTTCAGGCTCTGATGCTCTTGTGGTGTGCTCTGCCTTGAAGCGCATCTACAGACAGATCCTGCTCTATGGTTCCAAAGCCCTCACCTTCTCTTCCTGTCCAGACCAGGAAATCCCACTTTCCACCCCTCCTgatgtcttttttctcttcctgcaCGGTGACTACGACTTCATTCACCAGAGGATGGTGGCCCGGAGAGGACATTTCATGAAAGCGGACCTGCTGCGTTCCCAGTTTGATGTTTTAGAGCCTCCGCTGGATGAGGAGAATGTTTTGCCACTGAACATCACGAGGAGCATCACTGATTTGGCCACGGAGGTCGAAAAGCACCTCATCAGCCTCAAGTCGTCACCAATGACAGATACAGAGGCCATAATCTACTAA